The Prochlorococcus marinus str. MIT 1214 sequence AATTAGTCAAACTGAAAGAAGAAATTCTTTTAGCCGATTGAGTTTTTGTAAAACATTTTCCTATAACCAAGGGATTCAAGCGCGCATAGAAGCAAAGAATGCAGGCTGTAATGATGCAATATTATTAAATAGTCAAGGTGAAATATGCTGCGCCACTACAGCAAATATATTAGTAAAAAGAGAAAATAATTGGTTGACTCCACCATCTAATAGTGGTTGTCTACCTGGCATAATGCGTCAACGAGGAATTGATTTGAATATAATACAAGAAGCTCTCATTGAAGCGACACCAAAAGATAATGATGAATGGTTTTTAATTAATAGTTTAAGTTGTCGTCCAATTCAAAAAATAAACAAAAAAGAATTAAAAATATCAACTAACCCCAAAGAATTTTGGCTGAGTTTATTAAAAATCTAAAAATAATATCTGACAGACTATCTATATAGGAATTGGAAATGTCACTTCAGCTGGCTTTGGAGAGCAAGCTTCTACTTGAAAATCCACAACTGAACCTATTACAACAATCGCAGGAGACCTTAAATTTTCTTCTTGAACTCGGTCGAAAAGCTGTACCAAAGGGCTCTTAATATAACGTTGACCAATTACAGTCCCCTGCTCAATAACTGCCGCAGAAGTCTCAGGATGCATACCACCAGCAATCAACTCTGCTGAGATAAATTTTAAATTATGAACACCCATATATATAACGATTCCATCACTGGATTTCGCTAAAGACCGCCAATTTACAGCTGGGCGTTTTTTATCAATCTCCTCATGTCCAGTCACAAAAGTGACTGACGATCCAGCAAGTCTATGAGTAATAGGTATCCCAACATAAGCAGGAGCAGCTATACCTGATGTAACCCCAGGTACTACTTGTACTGGAACCCCTTTTTTATGCAGATAAGAAGCTTCTTCCGCACCTCTACCAAACAAAAATGGATCACCACCTTTTAATCTAACAATACAAGAATAACTCTTTGCTAAATCAAACAAAATATCATTCGTTTTCCTCTGAGGAACCGAATGATGACCACGCCTCTTACCTACTGAATGAAGTTGACAATTTGAAGAAACTAATTCAAGTAGCTCTACAGGAACTAAAGAGTCGTATACCAGCGCATCACATTTACTAATTAGTTTTTGCGCTTTAACTGTTAATAAATCGGGATCTCCAGGACCTGCTCCGACAAGATAAACAGTGCCAAACTGATGTGTATTCATGGCAAGTTACCCAAAATATTAACAAGACCACGATGAATAATATCAATCTCAAGCAAAGATTTAAGCTGCTCTCCTTGACTATCAATTTCTACATTTTTGTTGGGAGTCAAAAGATAGGGAATAGGGAGATAATTCTTCTTCTTTTTAAAAGTATCTTGATTCCATCTAGACCATGAATAAAGAGGAATATTTAGGAATTTTTCTAAGGACTTAAGAAAAACACTTGAAGTAACTGAAGAGACAGGGTGATGAATCAATGCAGGTTTAACAAAAGGACTCTGACTAGTTATCAGATCATCTATTAATGATAGCCATGGTATAAAAGAACCTAGGAAAGGAAACAATTTTATATTTTGTCCATCTTCTTGCAAACGTTTAAATATTGTTGGTACATCAATACAAACATGACTTCCAGGTAACAAAAAAAGAGGAACTAAAAACACTGACCTATTACCGATGTCAATTTGTTCTGGATTGTCATCAGTTAAAGCCTCTATTGAAACAGAGCGATTTTTCAGCCTTTTTAATTGGTCAACCAAAAAAAGAAGAGATGGATGTATCTCACCACCTCGAGAACCATGAACTAATAAATGTAAATGGTGAGGAGGCTCACAATTAATTCTATTTGGTAACAAAGACAACTTTTGATGAGCATCTGAAGATGTATTAGTACTTTCAACTAATTTATTAAAATTGAGATGATGAGAAATTCTAGATACTCGGGAACAAATAATTTCAGACGAGGAGAGGGGGTTAATCGAAGGAAGACTCAATACAGAGGAAGAAAAAGATTCAAAAGTACTTTTCATAGAGATCTCTTTGCTATGAAAGAAGTTTGGGAAATGCTCAAAAGTGGAGCGATTAGAAGCCTCGGAGAAATTGGACGCCAATACTAAATGAGAAATTTTGAAACTAATTAATCAATTTAATGGGTAGATTTGGTGTATTGAATGATACCAAAATAAATAAAAAATTTGGTAAAAACGGATACATCTGGAATTCAGATTTTAAAGGTTAATTATAAATGTAAACTCTCAATACAAATGGTTCAATACTATCTCGAAGGCAAAAAACTAAATAAAGTTGAAAAAAATAAAGCTGCTAAGGATGGACTAGAAATAGGAAAGGATATAGACAAATTTGCTGAAATGGGATGGGAGCAAATGGATAAAACTGATTTAGAATTAAGATTGAAATGGTATGGGATGTTTTGGAGACCAAAAACACCTGGAAAGTTTATGTTAAGGCTAAGAATACCTAATGGAATAATTAATACAGAACAATTAAAGGTAATTGCATCAATTGTTGCGAGATATGGAGAGAATGGAAGTTGTGATATAACAACTAGGCAAAATATACAACTTAGAGGTGTTTTGATTAGTGATTTGCCTGAGATATTAAATAGGTTAAAAAAAGTAAACATATCGACAACTCAATCTGGATTTGATAATCCAAGAAATGTTACTGGAAATCCCATCGCTGGAGTTGATCCAAAAGAAATTATAGACACAAGAAAATATACATCACAAATGCAAGATTATTTAACTAATGAAGGTAAAGGAAACTCAGAATTTTCAAATCTTCCAAGGAAATGGAACACAGCTATAGCAGGTTCTAAAGATAATTTTCTTTTACATAATGATTTGATTTTTCATCCAGTTAAAATTAATGGAGTTTTAGGTTTCAGTGTATGGATTGGAGGTGTACTTTCATCAGTAATGAATGAATATGCAGTTCCGTTGAATGCATGGGTTGAAGAAGAAAAAATTTATGAATTAACATCAATTATTTTATCCCTCTGGAGAGATAATGGGGAACGTAATATAAGACCTAAAGGTAGGTTTAGATTTTATTTAGATAAAATTGGTGTTGAAAAATTTAGAGATCTTATCGAAAAACAATATGGAGCATTAAAAGAAGATCCAGGTTCAATATTTTCAGAAAAACCAAGGTCATTTTTTGGAATTCATTCTCAAAAACAAGAAGGTAAATATTTTGCAGGAATTCATGTGCCAGTAGGCCGTCTTTTGGCTGAAGATTTACAAGATATAGCAAATATATGTGAGAATTTTGGTGATAAAGAAATAAGACTTACCGAAGACCAAAATATTATTATTACTGGTATAGATACAAATCTAATTGAAGAATTTAAGAAGCAATCTATCTTACAAAAATTTCCATTAAAACCAGAAAATATTGCCGCAGGTACTGTTTCTTGTACTGGAAATACCTATTGTGGTTTCGCTCTGACAAATACAAAAGATCAAGCTTTAAAAATCTCGCATGAATTAGACAAAGAATTAGATTTGAAAGACGAATTAAAGATTCATTGGACCGGGTGTCCTAATAGTTGTGGTCAAGCCTACATGGGAGGCATTGGTTTAACGGGTAAAAAAGCTAAAGACAAAGAAGGAAAAACTGTTGAAGCTTATGATATAAGCATTGGTGGATCACAAGGTCCTAATTATAAATTAGGAGAATTAATAAAAAAATCTGTCCCTCAAGATGAATTAAAAGATGTACTAAAAGATTTACTTATTTCAAATTTTGAGGCAAAAGAAAAAAAATTTTTAAGTAAAAAATCTGGTTCATTCTCTCGATTTATGAATTGGTTGAGTCCTCTTGGCAAAGATAAACCGCTGATTAATCGAGCCAATGGCAGCCCCGACATCTTTTCCAAATTTATGAATCGAATTAGTAATTAATTCGATTTTATAAAAAATTATTTTTCTTACTTTTTAAATTTATGACTCAAAGTACTTCTCAAATGAGCTACGTCTTGCCTAAAGATTCTATTTCTCGCTTCATGAATTGGTTTAACAACCTTGGTAAAGATAAACCGCTGATTAATCGAGCCAATGGCAGCCCCGACATCTTTTCCAAATTTATGAATCGAATTAGTAATTAATTCGATTTTATAAAAAATTATTTTTCTTACTTTTTAAATTTATGACTCAAAGTACTTCTCAAATGAGCTACGTCTTGCCTAAAGATTCTATTTCTCGCTTCATGAATTGGTTTAACAACCTTGGTAAAGATAAACCGCTGATTAATCGAGCCAATGGTAGCTCCGACATCTTTTCCAAATTTATGAATCGAATTAGTAATTAATTCGATTTTATAAAAAATTATTTTTCTTACTTTTTAAATTTATGACTTCAAGTGCTTCTCAAATGGACTACGTCCTACCAAATGAATTGGTAGATGGAATGATTGCTGCAGGTGGCAAGAAATCATCTGTAAGCGTAAAAAACTTGCTAATAAGAGGCTTCTATTCAGGAGCAATTTTAGGTTTAGCGACATGTCTTGCAATTACTATAGGTATTCAATCTGGGATGCCTTGGTTAGGTTCTTTTATATTTCCTTTTGGTTTTGCAAGTATCGTTCTTTTCGGTATGGAGCTTGTTACTGGTAATTTTGCGTTACTACCAATGGCCGTATGGGCTGGAAAGAGTTCTTGGTCTGCAACTGTAAGGAATTGGCTATGGGTTTGGATCGGTAATTTTCTAGGTACAGCATTTGTTGCTGTTCTACTATCCATCAGCTTGTCCAGTGCTGGAAATGTTGATCCTTTAGCTGCTGCTGAAGGTGGAAAAGGATGGGCAGTTGTAGCAGCAAAAATCATAGCTATACATAAAGCAAACACAGTTGTGAAATATGAGGCACTTGGAAGTACTGGTTTTTTCCTCGCATTTTTACGTGGGGTAATTGCAAACTGGCTAGTTTGTTTAGGTGTAACAATGGCACTTGTAAGTAAAAGTGTTCCAGGAAAGATACTTGCTTGCTGGCTCCCTATAACTGCATTCCAAACAATGGGAATGGAGCACATAGTAGTTAATATGTTTTTGCATACAACTGGCCCTCTACTAGGATCAGGTATTCCTTTTACAAAAGTAATTTTTTGGAATTTCTTACCAGTGACGATTGGAAATATTGTTGGAGGAATGGTATTTATTGGAATGCTTTTCTATAGCACCCACAAAACTCCTATCTCTAATGTTTTACCAGACGTAAAAGATGAAAAATTAGAACGAGAGCTCGAAGCACAACTTGGTGCAAGATAAAAAAATTAAATTTTAAACTAAATTAAGAAAGCCTAGAAAGTTGTATTCTAGGCTTTTTTAAAATGTCTACTATTTAATAGTTATTAATAGGGTTTTAAAAGATTTTCAATTGATCTCAAAACAAATCAAATAGTTGACTTGATTGATAAACAAATAGTAATTTATAAAATTAATCTGATTAATTATTTTCTAATCCACTAAATTTAAATTCTATGATTATTGAAGAAAGCAATATATGGGATACGCTTAATAACGCAAAAAAAACTAAGCCAAGCGCTGAGTGGCTTCGGAATGCATACAATCCGAATATCAACTACGAGCTTAGGCAAGAAATCGCAAATCGCCTAGGACAATTTTCAAAAGTAGGATGGATAAAAATAAAAGATCTAATTAATACATATGGCAATAAAGATGAACTAATTCTTGCCGCAGGACTTACCTATCAAGAGGATGCCAAAGAATGGCTCTTAAAACATCTTTATGATGATGACACTATGAACATCAAAATCGTAGAAGCTTTAGCTTGCTGGGGAGGAACATTACCGATTGAGCTTATCAAAACAATATTAGAAGATAAACGTGAACACATGAAAATAGCTGGTCTAGAATTACTAAAGTTTAAAGCTCATTTACTTTCTGATTCTCATTTACTTGATATAGCAAAGTCACCTTTAAATGATTTCAGAGAAAAGATAGTGATCAAAACACTGACCATCATTCAAAGACGTGAAAGCCTAGATATCTGTATAGCTATCAGCGATGTAATACAAAAAGGATCGGATAAGTCTGCATACTACGGCTTAATGGCTCTTGGTTCAATCGGAACTGAAATTAGTAAAAATATCTTATTAGATTTGGTCAAAAATTTAAAGAATGCTCAACGCAAAGAACTTGCAAAAAAACAACTTAACTTTGAAATATAAGCTCTCATGATAAACAAATACGAAGAATTTAAAACCTATTTAAAAAAAATAGGTAGTGGTGAGTTCACAGGAAAAAGTCTTACTCGCGAAGAAACTAAATCAGCTATTAAGCTGATGCTTAAAGAAGAAGCAAGCGCAGCACAAATTGGTGGCTTCATGATTGCGCATAGAATTAGACGTCCTATCCCTGAAGAATTAGCCGGGATGATTGATGCATATATAGAACTTGGACCAAAGATTCAATCACCCAGTAATCAACATCAACCTATGTTTTTTGGGATGCCTTTTGATGGTCGAAAAAAAACAGCACCAATTTACCCTCTAACAACTTTACTATTACTAACTCAGAAACAGCCTGTTATTTTGCATGGTGGTTCTCGTATGCCCGTGAAATATGGCGTTACCCATAACGAACTCTTTCAAGCCTTAGGAATAAATTTAACTGGTCTATCCATAGAAGAACTACAAAGTTTTTTCAACCACAACGACCTAGCTTTAATACATCAGCCAGATCATTTTCCGCTAGCTGAAAATTTAATTCCTTATAGAGATCAAATAGGTAAGCGACCACCTCTAGCAAGTATGGAATTAATCTGGACTTGCCATCAAGGAAATCATCTACATATCAGTGGCTATGTTCATTCTCCTACTGAAGAGAGACATTGGAAGACCTTAGAGCTTATGGGAGAACAAAATGTGATTACTGTCAAAGGACTTGAAGGTGGAATAGATCTTTCAATAAGTCGTTCATCAACAATTGGACAGTACAAAAATCAGCATGGAACAAGAAAAGTGTTTCATCCCAAAGACTATGCATGTTCAGGAAAAGATATTGAATGGAACGACATCGAAGAATGGCAGAGATTTGCTTTACAAGCTCTTCATGGCGAGGGTCCTTTGACTAAAGCACTAGAGTGGAATGCTGGTATTTACTTTTTTTATGCAGGTATAAGCTCTGATATTAAAGAAGGAATTAATAAAGCTAAAGAAATAATCAATTCAGGGTTTGCTTTCAAGCAATTAGAAAAATTAATTCATTGGAGTAATGAAAATATTGATTAATAAAAGCTTTTTAAAAATAAATTTAATACAAAGTTTTTTCCATTAAATAACGAGAAAAATGCACACCACCTATTTGGATATCTTCAGGAGCAATAATTGTCCATCCATGCCGTAAAAGCAATTGATAACTACATAAACTTGCCTCTGTCTTTAAAATAATAGGTTTATCTTTGAGAGTATCTTCCTCAATTTGCTCTAATAGAGCCGTAGCATGCCCCTGTCGTGATGAACGCCCTCGGCAATAAAGCAATGCCAAGCGATTATGGGGATATTTCAACGCAAATGCTTCAATCGTTTTATTCACACAACTCACCCAGCCCACGCCTTGCTTCAGAGGTTTATCTAAAATCCCAGGAAGATAAGCCAAAGCTGACCACGCTTCGATCTGTTCTTGGCTATATAAGGATTTATCGCAAGTTCGAATAGCATCTTCATAGACTTCTCTGAGAGCCATTTCATCAGAACTCTCACAAGGTCGCAAATATCGATTTAGACTATTTTTACTAAATGAAGCCAAGTTCTCTGACAGTATGAGAAGGTGAATAAATTATGAGCTATTTGCATTGAGAAGGCTAAAAATTCCCACCCTTTTAGGAGCTTTCATAACACTTCTAGATGATCGATTAGGCGAAACCATTGTTTTGCCTTTATTACCTTTTTTATTAGAACAATTCACGACAAGCGCGACGACTCTTGGTTTTTTAACTGGAACATATGCAATATCTCAGTTTGCTGCAGCCCCACTAATAGGAGCTATGAGCGATCGTTTTGGTCGTAAGCCAATCATGATCACATGTGTATCAGGTTCAGTAATAGGAATATGTCTATTTGCATTAACTGTAAGTCTGAATTGGGAAAATTATTTACCTTTATGGGCCTCAACTTTACCTTTATTTTTACTATTCTTAGCTAGAATAATTGATGGTATAAGTGGTGGTACCGCAGCTACTGCTACTACTATACTTGCAGATATATCAACTCCCGAAAATCGCGCAAAAACCTTTGGATTAATTGGAGTAGCATTTGGTTTAGGATTTATTCTTGGGCCAGGATTAGGAACAGCTCTTGCTAAATTTAGTGTTACTTTACCGGTATGGGTTGCAAGCGGATTTGCCATATTTAATCTTATTTTTGTAATTTGGTTTCTACCGGAAACACTGCCCAAAAACAAAAGAAATTTACTACCAAGAAAAAGAGATTTGAATCCAATTAGTCAGCTACTAATTGTATTTAAAAACTCCTTAGCTAGAAGACTTTGCTTATCATTTTTTGTTTTCTTTATGGCATTTAATGGCTTTACAGCTGTTTTAGTCCTTTATTTAAAAGAAAAATTTGGATGGAGTCCTGAATTATGTAGTGCTGCTTTTATTGTCGTTGGAGTTATTGCGATGATTGTTCAAGGAGGCCTAATTGGTCCTCTTGTAAAAAGATTTGGGGAGTCGAGATTAACTTTTGCTGGTATTGGCTTTGTCATGACAGGATGCATTCTTTTAACGCTCGCAAATATAGACACGTCAATTCCACTTGTATTTTCTGGCGTCGCAATACTTGCAATGGGAACTGGACTAGTAACTCCTAGCTTAAGAGCACTAATTTCAAGAAGATTAAGTTCTATAGGTCAAGGAGCAGTATTAGGAAATCTGCAGGGTTTACAAAGTCTGGGAACTTTTCTTGGAGCAATAGCAGCGGGACGCTCATATGATCTTTTTGGTCCAAGAAGTCCATTCTTAGGCACAATATTGCTTCTACTATTTGTTATGTTTTTAATTTCAGGGAAAAGTCTCACCAAACAAAAAGTAATCTCCTAGACTGATAGATGATAAAGATATTAAACTAACAATTAGAAATTGAATAAATTGATTATAGATATGACAAGTCCAAAAATCAATAATGAAACTTATATTAATCGTGAACTCAGTTGGATAGATTTTAACAAACGTGTTTTAGAACTTGCTATAGAAGAAGAAACGCCATTACTAGAAAAAATTAAATTCAGTTCAATCTTTAGCAATAATTTAGACGAATTTTTTATGGTTAGAGTTGCTTCTTTAAAATCACAAGTAGAAGGTGGAATCTTAAAAAGAAGCCAAGATGGCAAATCACCTGAAGAACAACTTATTGAAATTCGAAATTATTTAGATCCTATTTTAAAGACACAGCAATATAAAACATTACAATATATAGAAGAAGACTTTAAAAAAGAGAATATATTTATTCTTAAATATAAAGAATTAAATGAAAGACAAAAGGTTTGGATAGATAATTATTTTACAACTGCAATTTTCCCGATACTAACCCCCTTAGCAGTTGACCCTTCTCATCCATTCCCGTTTATAAGTAATCTTAGTTTAAATTTAGCTGCAATTATCGTCGATCGTGAATCAGATAAAGAACAATTTACGCGCATAAAAATTCCTGGGGAGAGTATTTCCAGATTTATAAGTATTCCAGTTGAACTACATGGTAATGAATCAGCAAAATACACGGGAATTGCGATTGAGCAAATCATTGCAAATAATCTATCCATGCTTTTCCCTGGAATGAGTGTTCAAGAATATTCGTTCTTTCGCGTTACAAGAGATGCTGATCTAGAGCTTCGAGACATTGAGGCTGATGATTTAATGAGCGCACTAGAAGAAGGTTTACGTAAGCGGCGCAAAGGAGGTGAGGTAGTTAGGCTTGAAGTCTCTACAAATACGCCAAAAGTAATTCTTGATCTGTTACAAGAAGGGATGAATATTGATAGAGAAAACTTATATCAAATTGATGGTTTACTAGCATTAGATGAATTAATAGAATTAACAACTTTCAATCTTCCGAAATTAAAGTTTAAAGAGCATCAAGGCATTACTCATAATTCACTCAAAAATAGTCAATTGCGAGAACAAGAAGATTTAGATACTAGAAATAAAAGCAATTTTAAAAGTATATTCTCCATTATTCGCCGTCATGATTTACTAGTCCATCACCCATACAATCTTTTCTCGACCTCAGTCGAAGAGTTTATTAATCAAGCTGCGGAAGATAAGCAAGTCATGGGCATCAAAATGACCTTGTATAGAATTTCCAGGGACTCTTTAATTATTGATGCATTAATAAGAGCTGCTGAGAAAGGAAAACAAGTAATGGCTCTCGTTGAACTAAAAGCAAGATTTGATGAAGATAATAATATCCAATGGGCAAAACAATTAGAGCAAGCTGGGGTTCATGTTGTTTATGGAGTAATTGGACTAAAAACTCATACAAAAATTGCTTTGATCATAAGAAAAGAAAAAAATAGATTAAGAACATACTTTCATATTGGGACTGGTAATTATAATTCAAAAACATCTAAAACATATACTGATTTTGGCTTGTTATCTTGTCAGCCTGAGCTTGGTCAAGATCTTATTGAACTATTTAATTATCTAACTGGATTTGCCAAACAACAATCCTACAGAAAATTATTAGTTGCACCGGTTACTCTTAGAAGTGGAATAGAAAAGCTAATCAAAAGAGAAATCCATTATGCAAAAAATGGCTTGCCGGCCAGAATAATAGCCAAAATGAATTCGCTAGTAGATCCAGAAATTATCAAACTGCTTTATATAGCATCACAGGAGGGAGTAAAAATTGAACTTATAATTAGAGGAATGTGCTGCCTATATCCTCAGAAAAAAGACTTAAGCGAAAATATAAAAGTAACAAGCATTATTGGTAGGTTTTTAGAACATTCAAGAATCTTTTGGTTTAATAACAATGGTGATGCAGAAGTATTTATTGGTAGTGCAGATTGGATGAGGCGTAATTTAGATCGAAGAGTGGAAGCAGTTGCACCCATTGAAGACAATAAAATTAAAAAAGAAATTAAACATTTATTAGATTCTTATTTAGAAGCAAATAAAGACTCTTGGAACATGCAAAGTGATGGTAGCTACATCAAAAATCCAATTTTGAATGATAAGAAAAAATATATTCAAGAAAAAATTATTAAGCTATATAAAAAAGAAGAGAATTAAAAGTTTTCAAAGCTTTTTTCAAAACATTTAATCTGTTTTTTTGATGCGCTTTATACCTAATTAGGCAAAAATCTATAAATTTTTCGTTTCAATTAGTCAACTTCTCCTGATAAGTGCTAACTTCTTAATAAATCTAATTTCAAGAGGCCAGGGTGATGGGGATCCCGCTGGAATCTGCCAAGGAAATTTCTGATGTTTCATCAGAGAAGTCTAATTTGGCAAGCACAAGTCAAAAACTATCTGCATCAACTGTAAGTAGTCAAAAATCTCGAAGTTCAAAAAGACAAAGTAATCGTCTCGCTACTGATGCGATAGGTTTCTATCTCACAAGTATTGGAAGAGTGCCACTTCTGACTCCTGCAGAAGAAATTGAACTTGCTCATCATGTTCAACAAATGAAAGATTTGTTGAACCTTCCCCTTGAAGAGCGCTCTACCCGTCAGAAACACAAAATAAAAATGGGTAAGCGAGCAAGAGATCGCATGATGGCTGCAAATCTGAGGCTTGTTGTAAGTGTTGCAAAAAAATATCAAAACCAAGGTCTCGAATTACTCGATTTAGTTCAAGAGGGTGCAATTGGATTAGAAAGAGCTGTTGATAAATTTGATCCTGCAATGGGTTATAAATTTTCAACCTATGCCTACTGGTGGATAAGACAAGGGATGACTCGTGCCATTGATAACAGTGCTAGAACTATTCGACTGCCAATACATATCAGCGAAAAACTTTCAAAAATGCGCCGCATATCGCGTGAATTATCTCATCGATTTGGTAGGCAACCAAATCGACTAGAATTAGCAAATGCAATGGGAATTGAACCTCAAGATCTAGAAGATTTAGTGTCGCAAAGCGCTCCCTGTGCGTCTCTTGATGCTCATGCAAGAGGCGAAGAAGATCGTAGTACTCTTGGAGAACTAATTCCAGACCCAAATTCTGATGAACCCATGGAAGGGATGGATAGAAGTATTCAAAAAGAACACCTTGGCGGATGGTTATCTCAATTAAATGAGAGAGAGCAAAAAAT is a genomic window containing:
- a CDS encoding RpoD/SigA family RNA polymerase sigma factor; the encoded protein is MGIPLESAKEISDVSSEKSNLASTSQKLSASTVSSQKSRSSKRQSNRLATDAIGFYLTSIGRVPLLTPAEEIELAHHVQQMKDLLNLPLEERSTRQKHKIKMGKRARDRMMAANLRLVVSVAKKYQNQGLELLDLVQEGAIGLERAVDKFDPAMGYKFSTYAYWWIRQGMTRAIDNSARTIRLPIHISEKLSKMRRISRELSHRFGRQPNRLELANAMGIEPQDLEDLVSQSAPCASLDAHARGEEDRSTLGELIPDPNSDEPMEGMDRSIQKEHLGGWLSQLNEREQKIMRLRFGLDGEEPLTLAEIGRQINVSRERVRQLEAKAILKLRVMTTHQNAA
- the ppk1 gene encoding polyphosphate kinase 1 gives rise to the protein MTSPKINNETYINRELSWIDFNKRVLELAIEEETPLLEKIKFSSIFSNNLDEFFMVRVASLKSQVEGGILKRSQDGKSPEEQLIEIRNYLDPILKTQQYKTLQYIEEDFKKENIFILKYKELNERQKVWIDNYFTTAIFPILTPLAVDPSHPFPFISNLSLNLAAIIVDRESDKEQFTRIKIPGESISRFISIPVELHGNESAKYTGIAIEQIIANNLSMLFPGMSVQEYSFFRVTRDADLELRDIEADDLMSALEEGLRKRRKGGEVVRLEVSTNTPKVILDLLQEGMNIDRENLYQIDGLLALDELIELTTFNLPKLKFKEHQGITHNSLKNSQLREQEDLDTRNKSNFKSIFSIIRRHDLLVHHPYNLFSTSVEEFINQAAEDKQVMGIKMTLYRISRDSLIIDALIRAAEKGKQVMALVELKARFDEDNNIQWAKQLEQAGVHVVYGVIGLKTHTKIALIIRKEKNRLRTYFHIGTGNYNSKTSKTYTDFGLLSCQPELGQDLIELFNYLTGFAKQQSYRKLLVAPVTLRSGIEKLIKREIHYAKNGLPARIIAKMNSLVDPEIIKLLYIASQEGVKIELIIRGMCCLYPQKKDLSENIKVTSIIGRFLEHSRIFWFNNNGDAEVFIGSADWMRRNLDRRVEAVAPIEDNKIKKEIKHLLDSYLEANKDSWNMQSDGSYIKNPILNDKKKYIQEKIIKLYKKEEN